The following coding sequences lie in one Monomorium pharaonis isolate MP-MQ-018 chromosome 1, ASM1337386v2, whole genome shotgun sequence genomic window:
- the LOC105836602 gene encoding focadhesin isoform X1, whose product MDEVDYKLRSQNPTLISHAISKLIETIRKKLEEENDISKILEFKLLLSKCNSDDFIVSTSACQALVVLSETGLWDVKSALAAFMGCLSSSKNYQAITVAVSQLLILDWRSHNKCNEYTLEVPTQHPFIAILTQEKLSWRSILNQIKIIMHHHDQHIMEQSVELLRPVFIHILCNPSMDLCESCKRETWQLIIKSSNTMDLRMEILLWLCTNRADTCADANCRLLELVDLALLKKDKEFCSALVLLIASVTIQLLEYGHEPMQNFCTILDLFEYCYNYIGDIMIALMAEIILICPAVYLLNAIQICTIIVDKMSCHLTLLNTLAAALLKWLAYPSLLCSDALAMAKELLIKIMLQKKTDSGNGTVSNKMLLVFSYSNRYIQFYMELIRSLYSMRNETLSWLENLSLVPIDLRYMCKLVLCGIFLRSDEPLVVQKVCHILVQIAREINSFASHVMSLLLHKLTKTRDNATLKYLLLTVPEFAMTKDNLPIVIHTLDTLLNSGRPLKYFAIQLYTKALKREARCYRFISTALMDSMEKDHSWHSDVTCAQAIKYICDNRPEHGEELVPLLSQILNRCVDQNGGAASALAIDGISALCKFAVIGVYSTWQVLAPKMRKEKRTVVLESLCEFFANVPSYPYRSSEDYDNFIVEIVTLLWSYTICDDTKVARAAFNALRSYQVELIPLSALPPVFLSDIKKTNNEGTKSEGILQYIPGICWIQMLKNVNKNVLSAAGDLLIFYIKNELNSFRQRIYIWPQGEPQNFKYLPERSVIRAVGEYLRRGDSTNQIVMVECLRIFAYKHEKPLPNINWDFLKETMKISEEAKEYSLSITSRHCQISLSAKLLTENFLFKYSCVSEAGRLLLDEKQLVFYSNLEELCQAIPPNKLKEFLETSLCYAIDSILMKNGKSVHLFNHIMSSYVTALKNNSIQIGNRTLLTTILEEISEKIDVTSKHFDKYFAAVMELLAKDVERMTTPSTWWVVTPEKLKTAIAVRARTIFRGDINTSFTWLKELVNVTESNPEMQKYLLQNIQKVQAELRSEKSCDFEIQKDWILDFIRNIDAIMVEPSDEKNNITLYCDILFLLVICLSGMECLLSEKELLITSRDIRIRLFPQAISMLIDRQNWKSITRQIMKWLNHMRSSSVPDVYRLAFQSALILLRHEEDYNSEWRNYLSVKTRVQV is encoded by the exons ATGGACGAGGTCGATTATAAATTGAGATCGCAGAATCCTACTTTAATATCACAT GCAATATCCAAGCTGATTGAGACTATCAGGAAAAAGTTGGAagaagaaaatgatatttcaAAG atattggAGTTCAAATTACTATTATCCAAGTGCAACAGTGATGACTTTATAGTTAGCACGTCTGCATGCCAAGCATTGGTTGTGCTTAGTGAGACTGGATTGTGGGACGTTAAGTCTGCACTAGCAGCATTTATGGGTTGCTTATCTTCTTCAAA GAATTATCAGGCAATCACTGTGGCAGTAAGTCAATTGCTAATATTAGATTGGAGATCACATAATAAATGCAATGAATATACTCTTGAAGTTCCTACTCAGCATCCATTTATTGCGATCCTTACTCAAGAAAAACTTAGTTGGAGATCTATACTGAatcaaataaagattattatgcACCATCATGATCAAca TATTATGGAGCAAAGCGTGGAATTATTACGGCCTGTATTCATACACATATTGTGCAATCCTTCTATGGATTTGTGTGAGAGTTGCAAACGAGAGACGTGGCAACTTATAATCAAGTCTAGCAACACTATGGATTTACGAATGGAGATTCTACTCTGGTTATGTACCAATCGAGCAGATACTTGCGCCGATGCAAATTGCCGACTTCTCGAGCTTGTAGATTTGGCGTTGCTGAAAAAAGATAAGGAGTTTTGTTCGGCATTAGTACTTCTAATCGCGTCTGTGACAATACAGCTTTTGGAATACGGTCATGAACCaatgcaaaatttttgcaCAATTCTGGATCTCTTTGAGTATTGTTACAATTACATAGGAGATATCATGATAGCTTTAATGGCGGAAATAATTCTGATATGTCCTGCAGTTTATTTACTCAATGCCATCCAAATAT GTACAATTATCGTGGACAAAATGTCTTGTCATCTTACTTTATTAAACACCTTAGCTGCGGCCTTGTTAAAATGGTTGGCCTATCCATCGTTATTATGTTCCGACGCGTTGGCGATGgcgaaagaattattaatcaaGATAATGTTGCAAAAGAAAACGGACAGCGGTAACGGTACTGTTTCAAACAAGATGCTGCTCGTATTTAGCTATAGCAATAGATATATCCAATTCTACATGGAACTTATTCGTAGTCTGTATTCTATGAGAAATGAGACTCTATCGTGGTTAGAGAATCTATCGCTTGTACCGATCGATTTGAGATATATGTGCAAGCTGGTTCTGTGCGGGATCTTCCTGCGTAGCGACGAACCGCTTGTCGTACAGAAAGTCTGCCACATTCTCGTGCAAATAGCGAGAGAGATTAACTCTTTCGCGTCGCATGTGATGTCCCTACTACTGCATAAATTGACCAAGACTCGTGACAACGCCACGTTGAAATATCTGTTGCTGACTGTCCCGGAGTTCGCCATGACCAAGGATAATTTGCCGATTGTCATTCACACGTTAGACACGCTACTAAACAGCGGCAGaccattgaaatattttgcgaTTCAACTTTACACAAAAGCGTTGAAGAGAGAGGCGCGTTGTTACCGTTTCATATCCACCGCTCTGATGGACAGTATGGAGAAGGATCATAGCTGGCATTCAGACGTGACGTGTGCCCAagcgataaaatatatttgcgacAACCGGCCCGAGCACGGCGAGGAACTCGTACCGCTGCTGTCACAAATCCTGAATCGGTGTGTCGACCAAAACGGCGGTGCGGCCAGTGCACTTGCGATCGATGGCATCTCGGCTCTGTGCAAGTTTGCAGTGATAG GTGTTTATTCTACATGGCAAGTGTTAGCGCCGAAAATGCGCAAAGAGAAGCGTACAGTAGTATTGGAAAGTTTGTGCGAGTTTTTCGCAAACGTTCCCTCGTACCCATATCGCTCAAGCGAAGATTACGATAATTTCATTGTTGAAATTGTGACGCTTCTCTGGAGCTACACGATTTGCGACGATACGAAGGTCGCGAGAGCGGCGTTCAATGCGTTAAGGTCTTATCAAGTGGAACTAATTCCTTTAAGTGCTTTGCCTCCGGTTTTCCTATCGGACATCAAAAAGACGAATAACGAAGGTACAAAGTCCGAGGGCATACTACAATACATTCCGGGCATCTGTTGGATCCAAATGTTGAAGAATGTGAATAAAAACGTCCTATCGGCGGCCGGAGATCTTCTGATTTTCTACATTAAGAACGAATTGAATAGCTTTAGACAGCGAATATATATTTGGCCACAAGGAGAACCGCAAAACTTTAAGTACCTGCCGGAGAGAAGTGTGATAAGGGCTGTCGGTGAGTATCTGAGACGAGGCGACTCGACTAATCAGATAGTTATGGTGGAATGTCTGCGCATATTCGCTTATAAGCACGAGAAACCGCTACCGAACATAAACTGGGACTTCTTGAAGGAAACTATGAAGATATCAGAAGAGGCTAAGGAATACAGTTTGTCCATCACGAGTCGTCATTGTCAGATCTCGCTGTCGGCAAAATTGCTGACGGAAAATTTCCTGTTTAAGTATAGCTGTGTATCGGAAGCCGGTCGATTGTTGCTAGACGAAAAACAGTTGGTGTTTTATTCGAATTTGGAGGAATTGTGTCAAGCTATTCCGccgaataaattaaaagaatttctcGAAACTTCACTCTGTTATGCCATTGACAGTATCTTAATGAAAAACGGGAAGTCCGTTCATCTGTTCAATCACATTATGTCCTCTTATGTCACCGCTTTGAAAAACAACTCGATACAAATAGGAAATCGCACGCTGTTAACCACCATATTGGAAGAAATATCGGAAAAAATTGATGTAACGTCCAAACATTTCGACAAGTATTTTGCGGCTGTGATGGAATTGCTGGCCAAGGATGTCGAAAGAATGACAACGCCTAGCACCTGGTGGGTAGTAACACCGGAAAAACTGAAGACCGCTATCGCTGTTAGAGCTCGGACAATTTTCAGGGGAGATATCAACACGTCATTCACTTGGTTAAAAGAACTTGTCAATGTGACTGAGTCTAATCCCGA gatgcaaaaatatttgttgcaaaatatacaaaaagtaCAGGCTGAATTAAGATCGGAAAAATCTTGCGATTTCGAAATACAAAAAGATTggattttagattttataagaaatatcgATGCGATTATGGTAGAGCCATCAGacgaaaaaaacaatataactCTTTActgtgatattttattcctcctGGTTATCTGTCTGTCCGGTATGGAATGCCTCCTGTCGGAAAAAGAATTACTAATTACTTCGCGAGACATTAGAATAAGATTGTTTCCACAGGCGATCTCTATGCTTATTGATCGTCAAAATTGGAAATCCATAACACGTCAG attatgaAATGGCTGAATCACATGAGGAGTAGTTCCGTACCTGATGTATATAGACTTGCATTTCAAAGCGCATTAATCTTATTAAGGCATGAAGAAGACTATAATTCAGAATGGAGAAATTACCTGTCAGTCAAAACTCGTGTTCAAgtataa
- the LOC105836602 gene encoding focadhesin isoform X2: MNYQAITVAVSQLLILDWRSHNKCNEYTLEVPTQHPFIAILTQEKLSWRSILNQIKIIMHHHDQHIMEQSVELLRPVFIHILCNPSMDLCESCKRETWQLIIKSSNTMDLRMEILLWLCTNRADTCADANCRLLELVDLALLKKDKEFCSALVLLIASVTIQLLEYGHEPMQNFCTILDLFEYCYNYIGDIMIALMAEIILICPAVYLLNAIQICTIIVDKMSCHLTLLNTLAAALLKWLAYPSLLCSDALAMAKELLIKIMLQKKTDSGNGTVSNKMLLVFSYSNRYIQFYMELIRSLYSMRNETLSWLENLSLVPIDLRYMCKLVLCGIFLRSDEPLVVQKVCHILVQIAREINSFASHVMSLLLHKLTKTRDNATLKYLLLTVPEFAMTKDNLPIVIHTLDTLLNSGRPLKYFAIQLYTKALKREARCYRFISTALMDSMEKDHSWHSDVTCAQAIKYICDNRPEHGEELVPLLSQILNRCVDQNGGAASALAIDGISALCKFAVIGVYSTWQVLAPKMRKEKRTVVLESLCEFFANVPSYPYRSSEDYDNFIVEIVTLLWSYTICDDTKVARAAFNALRSYQVELIPLSALPPVFLSDIKKTNNEGTKSEGILQYIPGICWIQMLKNVNKNVLSAAGDLLIFYIKNELNSFRQRIYIWPQGEPQNFKYLPERSVIRAVGEYLRRGDSTNQIVMVECLRIFAYKHEKPLPNINWDFLKETMKISEEAKEYSLSITSRHCQISLSAKLLTENFLFKYSCVSEAGRLLLDEKQLVFYSNLEELCQAIPPNKLKEFLETSLCYAIDSILMKNGKSVHLFNHIMSSYVTALKNNSIQIGNRTLLTTILEEISEKIDVTSKHFDKYFAAVMELLAKDVERMTTPSTWWVVTPEKLKTAIAVRARTIFRGDINTSFTWLKELVNVTESNPEMQKYLLQNIQKVQAELRSEKSCDFEIQKDWILDFIRNIDAIMVEPSDEKNNITLYCDILFLLVICLSGMECLLSEKELLITSRDIRIRLFPQAISMLIDRQNWKSITRQIMKWLNHMRSSSVPDVYRLAFQSALILLRHEEDYNSEWRNYLSVKTRVQV, from the exons AT GAATTATCAGGCAATCACTGTGGCAGTAAGTCAATTGCTAATATTAGATTGGAGATCACATAATAAATGCAATGAATATACTCTTGAAGTTCCTACTCAGCATCCATTTATTGCGATCCTTACTCAAGAAAAACTTAGTTGGAGATCTATACTGAatcaaataaagattattatgcACCATCATGATCAAca TATTATGGAGCAAAGCGTGGAATTATTACGGCCTGTATTCATACACATATTGTGCAATCCTTCTATGGATTTGTGTGAGAGTTGCAAACGAGAGACGTGGCAACTTATAATCAAGTCTAGCAACACTATGGATTTACGAATGGAGATTCTACTCTGGTTATGTACCAATCGAGCAGATACTTGCGCCGATGCAAATTGCCGACTTCTCGAGCTTGTAGATTTGGCGTTGCTGAAAAAAGATAAGGAGTTTTGTTCGGCATTAGTACTTCTAATCGCGTCTGTGACAATACAGCTTTTGGAATACGGTCATGAACCaatgcaaaatttttgcaCAATTCTGGATCTCTTTGAGTATTGTTACAATTACATAGGAGATATCATGATAGCTTTAATGGCGGAAATAATTCTGATATGTCCTGCAGTTTATTTACTCAATGCCATCCAAATAT GTACAATTATCGTGGACAAAATGTCTTGTCATCTTACTTTATTAAACACCTTAGCTGCGGCCTTGTTAAAATGGTTGGCCTATCCATCGTTATTATGTTCCGACGCGTTGGCGATGgcgaaagaattattaatcaaGATAATGTTGCAAAAGAAAACGGACAGCGGTAACGGTACTGTTTCAAACAAGATGCTGCTCGTATTTAGCTATAGCAATAGATATATCCAATTCTACATGGAACTTATTCGTAGTCTGTATTCTATGAGAAATGAGACTCTATCGTGGTTAGAGAATCTATCGCTTGTACCGATCGATTTGAGATATATGTGCAAGCTGGTTCTGTGCGGGATCTTCCTGCGTAGCGACGAACCGCTTGTCGTACAGAAAGTCTGCCACATTCTCGTGCAAATAGCGAGAGAGATTAACTCTTTCGCGTCGCATGTGATGTCCCTACTACTGCATAAATTGACCAAGACTCGTGACAACGCCACGTTGAAATATCTGTTGCTGACTGTCCCGGAGTTCGCCATGACCAAGGATAATTTGCCGATTGTCATTCACACGTTAGACACGCTACTAAACAGCGGCAGaccattgaaatattttgcgaTTCAACTTTACACAAAAGCGTTGAAGAGAGAGGCGCGTTGTTACCGTTTCATATCCACCGCTCTGATGGACAGTATGGAGAAGGATCATAGCTGGCATTCAGACGTGACGTGTGCCCAagcgataaaatatatttgcgacAACCGGCCCGAGCACGGCGAGGAACTCGTACCGCTGCTGTCACAAATCCTGAATCGGTGTGTCGACCAAAACGGCGGTGCGGCCAGTGCACTTGCGATCGATGGCATCTCGGCTCTGTGCAAGTTTGCAGTGATAG GTGTTTATTCTACATGGCAAGTGTTAGCGCCGAAAATGCGCAAAGAGAAGCGTACAGTAGTATTGGAAAGTTTGTGCGAGTTTTTCGCAAACGTTCCCTCGTACCCATATCGCTCAAGCGAAGATTACGATAATTTCATTGTTGAAATTGTGACGCTTCTCTGGAGCTACACGATTTGCGACGATACGAAGGTCGCGAGAGCGGCGTTCAATGCGTTAAGGTCTTATCAAGTGGAACTAATTCCTTTAAGTGCTTTGCCTCCGGTTTTCCTATCGGACATCAAAAAGACGAATAACGAAGGTACAAAGTCCGAGGGCATACTACAATACATTCCGGGCATCTGTTGGATCCAAATGTTGAAGAATGTGAATAAAAACGTCCTATCGGCGGCCGGAGATCTTCTGATTTTCTACATTAAGAACGAATTGAATAGCTTTAGACAGCGAATATATATTTGGCCACAAGGAGAACCGCAAAACTTTAAGTACCTGCCGGAGAGAAGTGTGATAAGGGCTGTCGGTGAGTATCTGAGACGAGGCGACTCGACTAATCAGATAGTTATGGTGGAATGTCTGCGCATATTCGCTTATAAGCACGAGAAACCGCTACCGAACATAAACTGGGACTTCTTGAAGGAAACTATGAAGATATCAGAAGAGGCTAAGGAATACAGTTTGTCCATCACGAGTCGTCATTGTCAGATCTCGCTGTCGGCAAAATTGCTGACGGAAAATTTCCTGTTTAAGTATAGCTGTGTATCGGAAGCCGGTCGATTGTTGCTAGACGAAAAACAGTTGGTGTTTTATTCGAATTTGGAGGAATTGTGTCAAGCTATTCCGccgaataaattaaaagaatttctcGAAACTTCACTCTGTTATGCCATTGACAGTATCTTAATGAAAAACGGGAAGTCCGTTCATCTGTTCAATCACATTATGTCCTCTTATGTCACCGCTTTGAAAAACAACTCGATACAAATAGGAAATCGCACGCTGTTAACCACCATATTGGAAGAAATATCGGAAAAAATTGATGTAACGTCCAAACATTTCGACAAGTATTTTGCGGCTGTGATGGAATTGCTGGCCAAGGATGTCGAAAGAATGACAACGCCTAGCACCTGGTGGGTAGTAACACCGGAAAAACTGAAGACCGCTATCGCTGTTAGAGCTCGGACAATTTTCAGGGGAGATATCAACACGTCATTCACTTGGTTAAAAGAACTTGTCAATGTGACTGAGTCTAATCCCGA gatgcaaaaatatttgttgcaaaatatacaaaaagtaCAGGCTGAATTAAGATCGGAAAAATCTTGCGATTTCGAAATACAAAAAGATTggattttagattttataagaaatatcgATGCGATTATGGTAGAGCCATCAGacgaaaaaaacaatataactCTTTActgtgatattttattcctcctGGTTATCTGTCTGTCCGGTATGGAATGCCTCCTGTCGGAAAAAGAATTACTAATTACTTCGCGAGACATTAGAATAAGATTGTTTCCACAGGCGATCTCTATGCTTATTGATCGTCAAAATTGGAAATCCATAACACGTCAG attatgaAATGGCTGAATCACATGAGGAGTAGTTCCGTACCTGATGTATATAGACTTGCATTTCAAAGCGCATTAATCTTATTAAGGCATGAAGAAGACTATAATTCAGAATGGAGAAATTACCTGTCAGTCAAAACTCGTGTTCAAgtataa
- the LOC105836620 gene encoding protein C1orf43 homolog, translated as MTQELSGITIVIFIAAGVLTVLLLFIFAKRQIMRFALRSRRGPHIPIGHDAKKSFKKEIERRIEVIPRIQYEPQLISDPRYILTPGGQVPPHYYRLKAVDDVKTLEAEITKYDNCLKRHPSENLRAYLLTTLATPLNGSGQRLIHQFCDLYEHARHDPTEFGDEDYQVYTRLFLKLMDAARLLKSYPSSRKSSPSRTPIKKSVETKRNILEPRMRPPEEQILIGSRPNTLTVMTLDNSETSV; from the exons ATGACACAGGAATTATCTGGTATAACCATAGTGATATTTATAGCAGCGGGCGTTTTGACAGTATTATTGCTGTTTATCTTTGCGAAACGGCAGATCATGAGGTTCGCTTTGAGATCTCGTCGAGGCCCCCACATTCCTATAGGACACGACGCAAAAAAG TCCTTCAAAAAGGAAATAGAGAGGAGAATAGAAGTGATACCCAGGATCCAATATGAACCGCAGCTGATCAGCGACCCTAGGTACATTTTGACACCTGGGGGACAAGTACCGCCACATTATTACAGGCTGAAAGCGGTTGACGATGTTAAAACCTTAG AGGCAGAGATCACGAAGTATGACAATTGTCTAAAGAGACATCCCTCAGAGAATCTGAGGGCATATCTGCTCACCACACTTGCCACTCCGTTAAATGGAAGCGGCCAGCGTTTAATTCATCAGTTCTGTGATTTGTACGAACACGCCAGGCACGACCCCACTGAGTTTGGTGACGAGGATTATCAAGTGTACACTCGCCTATTTCTGAAGTTAATGGATGC GGCGCGTTTATTGAAGTCATATCCGAGCAGTAGGAAGTCTAGCCCTAGTCGCACGCCAATCAAGAAAAGCGTGGAGACAAAGAGAAACATTCTGGAGCCCAGGATGCGTCCACCTGAAGAGCAAATCCTAATTGGCTCGAGACCCAATACTTTAACGGTGATGACGTTAGACAATAGTGAGACGTCCGTGTAG